A region from the Panicum hallii strain FIL2 chromosome 1, PHallii_v3.1, whole genome shotgun sequence genome encodes:
- the LOC112889331 gene encoding cullin-3A-like, with protein sequence MSGGGPPRKRNFKIEAFKHRVELDPKYAERTWKVLEHAIHEIYNHNASGLSFEELYRSAYNMVLHKYGEKLYDGLQSTMTWRLKEISKSIETAQGGLFLEELNAKWMDHNKALQMIRDILMYMDRTYVPTAHRTPVHELGLNLWRDHIIHSPMIHSRLLDTLLDLIDRERMGEVINRGLMRSITKMLMDLGPAVYQDDFEKPFLEVSASFYSGESQEFIECCDCGNYLKKAERRLNEEMERVSHYLDAGSEAKITSVVEKEMIANHMHRLVDMENSGLVNMLVDDKYEDLGRMYALFRRVPDGLSRIRDVMTSYLRETGKQLVTDPERLKDPVEFVQRLLDEKDKHDKIISVAFGNDKTFQNALNSSFEFFINLNNRSPEFISLYVDDKLRKGLKGATEEDVEVILDKVMMLFRYLQEKDVFEKYYKQHLAKRLLSGKTVSDDAERSMIVKLKTECGYQFTSKLEGMFTDMKTSQDTMQDFYAKKSEELGDGPTLDVHILTTGSWPTQPSPPCNLPTEILTVCEKFRSYYLGTHNGRRLTWQTNMGTADIKATFGKGQKHELNVSTYQMCVLMLFNNADGLTYKDIERDTEIPASDLKRCLQSLACVKGKNVLRKEPMSKDISEDDTFYFNDKFTSKLVKVKIGTVVAQKESEPEKQETRQRVEEDRKPQIEAAIVRIMKSRRVLDHNSIVAEVTKQLQARFLPNPVVIKKRIESLIEREFLERDKVDRKLYRYLA encoded by the exons atgagcggcggcggcccgccgaGGAAGCGCAACTTCAAGATCGAGGCGTTCAAGCACCGTGTGGAGCTCGACCCCAAGTACGCGGAGCGGACATGGAAGGTCCTCGAGCACGCCATCCACGAGATCTACAACCACAACGCCAGTGGCCTCTCCTTCGAGGAGCTTTACAG GAGTGCCTACAACATGGTGCTTCACAAGTATGGAGAAAAGCTCTATGATGGCCTTCAGAGCACAATGACATGGCGCTTGAAGGAAATATCGAAATCGATAGAGACTGCACAGGGTGGTTTATTTCTGGAGGAGCTGAACGCAAAGTGGATGGATCACAACAAGGCACTACAGATGATCCGAGATATTCTAATGTACATGGATAGGACATATGTCCCGACAGCTCATAGGACACCTGTTCATGAACTTGGTCTGAATTTGTGGAGGGATCATATTATTCACTCCCCCATGATCCATAGTCGGCTGCTTGACACCCTTCTGGATCTTATAGACAGGGAAAGAATGGGTGAAGTGATTAACAGAGGCCTGATGAGGAGCATAACGAAGATGCTGATGGATCTTGGTCCTGCTGTATATCAAGATGATTTTGAGAAACCATTTCTGGAAGTTTCGGCCAGCTTCTACAGTGGGGAGTctcaagaattcattgagtgCTGTGACTGTGGGAACTACCTTAAGAAGGCCGAGAGGCGTCTAAATGAGGAAATGGAGCGTGTCTCACACTACTTGGATGCTGGCAGTGAGGCAAAGATAACTAGTGTGGTGGAGAAAGAAATGATTGCCAATCACATGCACAGATTGGTTGACATGGAAAATTCAGGGCTTGTGAACATGCTAGTAGATGACAAGTATGAAGATTTGGGTCGGATGTATGCCTTGTTCCGAAGGGTTCCTGATGGGCTATCAAGGATTAGAGATGTGATGACTTCTTACCTGAGGGAAACAGGGAAGCAGTTAGTGACAGATCCAGAAAGGTTGAAAGACCCAGTGGAATTTGTTCAGCGATTGTTAGACGAGAAGGACAAGCATGATAAGATCATCAGTGTTGCTTTTGGCAATGACAAAACCTTCCAGAATGCTCTGAATTCATCCTTTGAGTTTTTCATCAACTTAAACAATAGATCACCTGAATTCATATCATTATATGTTGATGACAAACTTCGAAAAGGACTAAAAGGGGCTACAGAAGAAGATGTGGAGGTTATACTGGACAAAGTCATGATGCTGTTCCGGTACCTCCAAGAGAAGGATGTGTTTGAGAAGTACTATAAGCAGCATTTGGCGAAAAGGCTCCTGTCTGGCAAAACTGTTTCTGATGATGCTGAGAGAAGTATGATAGTTAAACTCAAGACAGAATGTGGATACCAGTTCACTTCCAAACTAGAGGGCATGTTTACTGATATGAAAACCTCTCAGGACACCATGCAAGACTTCTATGCCAAGAAGTCTGAGGAACTTGGGGATGGCCCTACGCTTGATGTCCACATTTTGACAACTGGTTCTTGGCCAACACAGCCCAGTCCTCCTTGCAACCTTCCAACTGAAATCCTTACAGTATGTGAGAAATTCCGGTCATATTATCTTGGAACTCACAATGGCCGGAGATTGACATGGCAAACAAACATGGGCACAGCTGACATAAAAGCCACATTCGGAAAAGGCCAGAAGCATGAGCTGAATGTATCCACTTATCAGATGTGTGTTCTCATGCTGTTTAACAATGCTGATGGATTGACCTACAAAGACATTGAACGGGATACTGAGATACCTGCCTCAGACCTAAAGAGATGTCTACAATCTCTTGCTTGTGTCAAGGGGAAGAATGTTCTCCGTAAAGAGCCCATGAGCAAAGATATATCAGAGGATGACACGTTCTACTTTAATGATAAGTTCACAAGCAAGCTTGTTAAAGTGAAGATTGGGACAGTGGTGGCACAAAAGGAATCTGAGCCAGAGAAACAGGAGACTCGCCAACGGGTTGAGGAGGACAGGAAACCTCAGATTGAAGCGGCCATTGTCAGGATCATGAAATCCCGGAGGGTGTTGGATCATAACAGCATTGTAGCTGAGGTTACGAAGCAATTGCAGGCCCGGTTCTTGCCAAACCCTGTTGTCATAAAGAAACGCATTGAATCTCTAATTGAACGTGAATTCTTGGAAAGAGACAAAGTAGATAGAAAATTATATCGTTACCTTGCATAG
- the LOC112889339 gene encoding uncharacterized protein LOC112889339 isoform X2 gives MSERRLPITAPAVAGSRRHCRRLRRRCRLILLPAFALALLYLAYLSFSSHANLPFHAMNHGPSNRENLLKRKDLEYSPYFTNISMTRYELEPPKSRKRPRKRYALCEIQFLPAVDDLVEPAHYENFTQFSLNYILKEEVPGNGFFKPLFGGHQSLQDREDTYHAKDQTLHCGFVRGTNDYPSTGFDLDANDRRYMATCHVSVSSCIFGSSDYLRRPTKSRIGSYAKKNVCFVMFMDELTLATLSSEGHMPDENGFVGLWRIVVVKNLPYKDMRRAGKVPKFLSHRLFPSAMYSIWLDSKLRLHADPMLIIEYFLWRKKAEYAISMHYDRSCVWEEVLQNKRLNKYNHAAIDEQFHFYQSDGLVKFNASGQLPVLPSYVPEGSFIVRAHTPMSNLFSCLWFNEVNRFTSRDQLSFTYTYLKLRRMNPGKPIHLNMFKDCERRAIAKLFHHRTNETTDPPPANLRLDKTSIQG, from the exons atGTCGGAGCGCCGCCTACCGATAACTGCCCCGGCCGTGGCCGGATCCCGCCGCCATTGCCGGAGGCTgaggcgccgctgccgcctaATCCTCCTCCCGGCCTTCGCCCTCGCTCTGCTCTACCTGGCCTACCTCTCCTTTTCCTCCCACGCCAACCTCCCCTTCCACG CGATGAATCATGGCCCATCAAATAGGGAGAACCTTTTGAAGCGAAAGGACCTGGAATACAGCCCATATTTTACTAATATCTCTAT GACTAGGTATGAATTGGAACCTCCCAAAAGTCGAAAGAGACCACGCAAGCGCT ATGCACTATGTGAAATCCAATTCTTGCCAGCTGTTGATGATCTTGTGGAGCCTGCTCACTATGAGAATTTTACACAGTTCTCTTTGAACTATATATTGAAGGAAGAAGTGCCGGGTAATGGCTTCTTTAAACCATTGTTTGGTGGACACCAGAGCCTTCAGGACAGAGAAGATACATATCATGCAAAAGACCAAACCCTCCACTGTGGTTTTGTTAGAGGCACAAATGATTACCCTAGTACTGGATTTGATTTGGATGCAAATGACAGAAGGTATATGGCTACCTGCCATGTTTCTGTATCATCATGCATTTTTGGAAGCTCTGATTACTTGAGGAGACCAACCAAAAGCAGG ATTGGATCTTACGCTAAGAAGAATGTGTGCTTCGTCATGTTCATGGATGAGCTAACACTAGCAACCCTTTCCTCTGAAGGACACATGCCAGATGAAAATGGATTTGTTGGCCTATGGAGAATTGTTGTAGTTAAGAACTTACCATACAAAGATATGCGAAGAGCTGGGAAGGTGCCAAAATTTCTATCTCATCGACTCTTCCCATCTGCCAT GTATTCTATATGGCTGGATAGCAAACTACGTCTCCATGCTGATCCAATGCTTATCATTGAGTATTTCTTATGGAGAAAGAAAGCAGAATACGCCATCTCAATGCACTATGATCGCTCTTGTGTATGGGAGGAAGTGCTCCAAAATAAGCGCTTGAACAAGTACAATCATGCTGCTATTGATGAACAATTTCACTTTTACCAGTCCGATGGTCTTGTCAAGTTTAATGCCTCCGGCCAACTGCCCGTTCTTCCAAGCT ATGTGCCTGAAGGATCGTTCATTGTGCGTGCCCATACACCGATGTCTAATTTGTTTTCATGCCTTTGGTTCAATGAAGTCAACCGTTTTACCTCACGTGATCAATTGAGTTTTACGTACACTTACTTGAAGCTCAGGCGAATGAATCCAGGGAAACCTATTCACCTCAACATGTTTAAG GATTGTGAAAGAAGAGCAATAGCTAAACTGTTCCATCACCGAACTAATGAGACTACAGATCCACCACCAGCTAATCTTAGATTGGACAAGACTTCAATACAAGGCTGA
- the LOC112889339 gene encoding uncharacterized protein LOC112889339 isoform X1 — protein sequence MSERRLPITAPAVAGSRRHCRRLRRRCRLILLPAFALALLYLAYLSFSSHANLPFHAMNHGPSNRENLLKRKDLEYSPYFTNISIFTSSDRTRYELEPPKSRKRPRKRYALCEIQFLPAVDDLVEPAHYENFTQFSLNYILKEEVPGNGFFKPLFGGHQSLQDREDTYHAKDQTLHCGFVRGTNDYPSTGFDLDANDRRYMATCHVSVSSCIFGSSDYLRRPTKSRIGSYAKKNVCFVMFMDELTLATLSSEGHMPDENGFVGLWRIVVVKNLPYKDMRRAGKVPKFLSHRLFPSAMYSIWLDSKLRLHADPMLIIEYFLWRKKAEYAISMHYDRSCVWEEVLQNKRLNKYNHAAIDEQFHFYQSDGLVKFNASGQLPVLPSYVPEGSFIVRAHTPMSNLFSCLWFNEVNRFTSRDQLSFTYTYLKLRRMNPGKPIHLNMFKDCERRAIAKLFHHRTNETTDPPPANLRLDKTSIQG from the exons atGTCGGAGCGCCGCCTACCGATAACTGCCCCGGCCGTGGCCGGATCCCGCCGCCATTGCCGGAGGCTgaggcgccgctgccgcctaATCCTCCTCCCGGCCTTCGCCCTCGCTCTGCTCTACCTGGCCTACCTCTCCTTTTCCTCCCACGCCAACCTCCCCTTCCACG CGATGAATCATGGCCCATCAAATAGGGAGAACCTTTTGAAGCGAAAGGACCTGGAATACAGCCCATATTTTACTAATATCTCTAT ATTTACTTCTTCTGACAGGACTAGGTATGAATTGGAACCTCCCAAAAGTCGAAAGAGACCACGCAAGCGCT ATGCACTATGTGAAATCCAATTCTTGCCAGCTGTTGATGATCTTGTGGAGCCTGCTCACTATGAGAATTTTACACAGTTCTCTTTGAACTATATATTGAAGGAAGAAGTGCCGGGTAATGGCTTCTTTAAACCATTGTTTGGTGGACACCAGAGCCTTCAGGACAGAGAAGATACATATCATGCAAAAGACCAAACCCTCCACTGTGGTTTTGTTAGAGGCACAAATGATTACCCTAGTACTGGATTTGATTTGGATGCAAATGACAGAAGGTATATGGCTACCTGCCATGTTTCTGTATCATCATGCATTTTTGGAAGCTCTGATTACTTGAGGAGACCAACCAAAAGCAGG ATTGGATCTTACGCTAAGAAGAATGTGTGCTTCGTCATGTTCATGGATGAGCTAACACTAGCAACCCTTTCCTCTGAAGGACACATGCCAGATGAAAATGGATTTGTTGGCCTATGGAGAATTGTTGTAGTTAAGAACTTACCATACAAAGATATGCGAAGAGCTGGGAAGGTGCCAAAATTTCTATCTCATCGACTCTTCCCATCTGCCAT GTATTCTATATGGCTGGATAGCAAACTACGTCTCCATGCTGATCCAATGCTTATCATTGAGTATTTCTTATGGAGAAAGAAAGCAGAATACGCCATCTCAATGCACTATGATCGCTCTTGTGTATGGGAGGAAGTGCTCCAAAATAAGCGCTTGAACAAGTACAATCATGCTGCTATTGATGAACAATTTCACTTTTACCAGTCCGATGGTCTTGTCAAGTTTAATGCCTCCGGCCAACTGCCCGTTCTTCCAAGCT ATGTGCCTGAAGGATCGTTCATTGTGCGTGCCCATACACCGATGTCTAATTTGTTTTCATGCCTTTGGTTCAATGAAGTCAACCGTTTTACCTCACGTGATCAATTGAGTTTTACGTACACTTACTTGAAGCTCAGGCGAATGAATCCAGGGAAACCTATTCACCTCAACATGTTTAAG GATTGTGAAAGAAGAGCAATAGCTAAACTGTTCCATCACCGAACTAATGAGACTACAGATCCACCACCAGCTAATCTTAGATTGGACAAGACTTCAATACAAGGCTGA